In a single window of the Flavobacterium sp. W4I14 genome:
- a CDS encoding hypothetical protein (product_source=Hypo-rule applied; superfamily=81340; transmembrane_helix_parts=Inside_1_47,TMhelix_48_70,Outside_71_95,TMhelix_96_118,Inside_119_130,TMhelix_131_153,Outside_154_162,TMhelix_163_185,Inside_186_203): MVSRRFGRTGNGISALFIYLFKFKNETRKLEFVKYNQYQDMINPLVKTVGCSIAGTTMMTASSALMSLLGQDFREPERLNGLISRILPFLPKHVRSVSAWAAHYAMGSAFSAVYIKLWDSKTLKPTGACGLCLGAVSGLIGIAIWKATFAVHPLSPLMNYKRFYLQRIPAHIVFAIFATIAYQAMQKSTNSTNGAACKKVVGK; encoded by the coding sequence ATGGTTTCTCGAAGGTTTGGCAGAACAGGAAATGGAATAAGCGCCTTATTCATTTATCTTTTCAAATTTAAAAATGAGACCAGAAAACTTGAATTTGTAAAATATAACCAGTACCAAGATATGATAAATCCTCTTGTTAAAACTGTCGGCTGTAGTATTGCCGGTACAACGATGATGACAGCATCAAGTGCATTAATGTCATTACTAGGCCAAGACTTTAGAGAGCCTGAGCGTTTAAATGGCTTAATTAGCAGGATATTGCCTTTTCTTCCAAAACATGTCAGATCTGTTTCCGCATGGGCTGCACACTATGCTATGGGATCTGCGTTTTCGGCTGTATATATTAAGTTATGGGATTCAAAAACCCTAAAACCTACAGGAGCCTGTGGGCTGTGTTTGGGCGCAGTGAGCGGCCTGATCGGAATTGCAATCTGGAAAGCAACATTTGCCGTTCATCCATTAAGCCCGCTCATGAATTATAAACGCTTCTATCTACAGCGTATCCCTGCCCACATTGTATTTGCAATCTTTGCAACAATTGCTTACCAAGCCATGCAGAAAAGTACCAATAGCACAAATGGTGCAGCATGCAAAAAAGTAGTGGGTAAGTAG
- a CDS encoding hypothetical protein (product_source=Hypo-rule applied): MAKINETNNPITTEEANRFQSGVIETVWSETGEPHYIVRDGLNVKEYAALAKKYLENERIIAHDFTSYVINGSGERVDFEYKSGWFLEGLAEQEME; encoded by the coding sequence ATGGCAAAAATTAACGAAACAAACAATCCTATAACCACAGAAGAAGCTAACAGGTTCCAATCTGGTGTGATAGAAACAGTTTGGAGTGAAACAGGAGAACCGCATTATATTGTCAGGGATGGCCTTAACGTTAAAGAATATGCTGCTTTGGCGAAAAAATACCTTGAAAATGAACGCATCATAGCCCATGATTTTACCAGCTATGTAATTAACGGATCGGGCGAGCGCGTTGATTTTGAATATAAGTCAGGATGGTTTCTCGAAGGTTTGGCAGAACAGGAAATGGAATAA
- a CDS encoding hypothetical protein (product_source=Hypo-rule applied): MKEQDSGSSPGWLPKQQTWNLSKKFLSTVSAIFTWEEALCKITSEDDLYCFMLNLKNKSIVTPVILVTPKQQKNGKN; this comes from the coding sequence ATGAAAGAGCAGGATAGCGGTAGCTCACCTGGCTGGCTACCAAAACAGCAGACATGGAATCTTTCAAAAAAATTTTTATCGACGGTGTCTGCGATCTTTACTTGGGAAGAAGCACTTTGTAAAATCACTTCCGAAGATGATTTGTACTGTTTCATGCTCAATTTGAAGAACAAATCCATTGTAACACCTGTTATTCTAGTTACACCTAAACAACAGAAAAATGGCAAAAATTAA
- a CDS encoding hypothetical protein (product_source=Hypo-rule applied) translates to MENNLSGKIPQTSLPKETELPENTDYRGIAGKGSLSSDQKAPEHSEASKEEDNNEETDNNPLIRGI, encoded by the coding sequence ATGGAAAACAACCTATCAGGAAAAATTCCCCAGACCAGTTTGCCCAAAGAAACCGAGCTTCCAGAAAATACAGATTACCGTGGAATTGCCGGAAAAGGAAGTCTCAGCAGTGATCAGAAGGCACCAGAACACAGCGAGGCATCCAAGGAAGAAGATAATAATGAAGAAACAGATAATAATCCATTGATCCGGGGCATTTAA
- a CDS encoding nicotinamide-nucleotide amidase (product_source=KO:K03743; cath_funfam=3.90.950.20; cog=COG1546; ko=KO:K03743; pfam=PF02464; superfamily=142433; tigrfam=TIGR00199) gives MISETLKQVGRMLISKKLSLAFAESATSGRLTADFSLIDNAGDFLKGGVACYDASVKEALLNVDHALIEKFTPESMEVTKAITEGLKLLIPADIHIGITGLTCPGGSETAEKPVGTMFVYAVGGDKHIFSERMNFYGSREEIVTGTVERTAQLLQNYLTTI, from the coding sequence ATGATCAGCGAAACACTTAAACAGGTGGGCAGAATGCTCATATCAAAAAAACTGTCTCTGGCCTTTGCAGAAAGCGCTACCTCGGGCCGTCTGACTGCCGATTTTTCATTAATCGATAATGCCGGAGATTTCCTCAAGGGTGGCGTGGCCTGCTATGACGCCAGTGTGAAAGAAGCACTATTAAATGTTGACCATGCCCTGATCGAAAAATTCACACCCGAATCTATGGAAGTGACAAAGGCGATTACTGAAGGGCTTAAATTGCTTATCCCTGCAGATATACATATCGGTATTACAGGGCTCACTTGTCCTGGCGGAAGCGAAACAGCCGAAAAACCTGTAGGTACAATGTTTGTTTATGCCGTTGGCGGGGACAAACATATATTCTCCGAGCGAATGAACTTTTACGGAAGTCGCGAAGAAATTGTTACAGGAACAGTAGAAAGAACGGCACAATTGCTGCAAAATTACCTAACCACCATATAA
- a CDS encoding hypothetical protein (product_source=Hypo-rule applied; transmembrane_helix_parts=Inside_1_12,TMhelix_13_35,Outside_36_131,TMhelix_132_154,Inside_155_225) encodes MADTKKFPKKTWLYRNGLSVFFITIFLITLAAQAVTGWKEHNSELNDQNALSISFTTYLRSGHFISATFENFESEFLQMALYVALTISLRQIGSAESKKLDEPEEVDREPKSAPNAPWAVRKGGWILKVYSHSLSIVFGLLFLISWTMHFYGSWQDNNIALKLKGKPLVSMTEYLGGPNFWFETFQNWQSEFLSVASIVILTIFLRQKGSPESKPVDAPHLETGK; translated from the coding sequence ATGGCCGACACTAAAAAGTTTCCAAAAAAAACATGGCTTTACAGAAATGGGCTTTCTGTATTTTTCATTACCATCTTCCTCATTACCCTAGCCGCACAGGCAGTAACTGGCTGGAAAGAGCATAATAGTGAGTTAAATGACCAAAATGCGTTGTCCATTTCCTTTACAACCTACCTTCGAAGTGGACACTTTATTTCAGCAACCTTCGAAAATTTCGAGAGTGAGTTTTTACAGATGGCATTGTACGTAGCGCTAACGATCTCACTTAGGCAGATCGGCTCGGCGGAGTCTAAAAAACTTGATGAACCTGAAGAAGTAGACCGCGAACCAAAAAGCGCTCCAAATGCGCCATGGGCAGTAAGAAAAGGTGGATGGATACTGAAGGTTTATTCGCACTCCCTTTCAATTGTATTTGGCCTGCTTTTTCTCATCAGCTGGACAATGCACTTTTATGGTAGCTGGCAGGATAACAACATAGCACTCAAACTCAAAGGAAAACCGCTTGTGAGCATGACGGAGTATCTTGGTGGACCAAATTTTTGGTTCGAAACCTTCCAGAATTGGCAGAGTGAATTTTTATCGGTCGCATCCATAGTGATCCTGACGATATTTCTTAGACAAAAAGGGTCTCCCGAATCTAAGCCTGTAGATGCACCGCATCTGGAAACCGGAAAATAG
- a CDS encoding hypothetical protein (product_source=Hypo-rule applied), translated as MMQGKVILSGFLSGYKSRTDMTANHMEHKPKSKSKKKGKHLAEIDQAASRLNEQILWENAINGAFKEKPATDEDKKANIK; from the coding sequence ATGATGCAAGGAAAAGTTATTTTGTCGGGCTTTCTTTCAGGCTATAAATCCAGAACAGACATGACAGCAAACCACATGGAACACAAACCAAAAAGTAAAAGTAAGAAGAAAGGCAAACACCTGGCAGAAATTGATCAGGCGGCATCACGTCTTAACGAGCAGATTCTCTGGGAAAATGCCATTAACGGTGCTTTTAAGGAGAAACCAGCTACTGATGAAGACAAAAAAGCCAATATTAAATAA
- a CDS encoding hypothetical protein (product_source=Hypo-rule applied; cleavage_site_network=SignalP-noTM; pfam=PF13557; transmembrane_helix_parts=Inside_1_6,TMhelix_7_24,Outside_25_278), with amino-acid sequence MKTLYHLLLILALLSVTNIAAFGQQKTFYHLFRPVPGDSLRDMETDRPDVTESPQTVDAGHFQFETDLVRFQRENGNAGRSDEYLFNQANIKLGLTNSTAIQLTFESFVVKKDFNTESSFDRNIGFGDLTLRLKQNLLGNDKGKFAIALLPYLKFPTSHADKESQYEGGIIIPMSIKFGNDWKLGFQVEADRLQDEEGAGHHDQILQTLTISRSLTKKLDGIIETYYTYEFKDNHLKNFLNAALQYELYKDLLIDGGLNYGVQHDARKSYFVGLSFRL; translated from the coding sequence ATGAAAACACTATATCATCTTCTCTTAATTCTCGCGCTGTTAAGCGTTACCAATATTGCGGCTTTCGGCCAGCAAAAAACCTTTTATCATTTATTCAGGCCAGTTCCGGGCGACAGTTTGAGGGACATGGAAACCGATCGGCCAGATGTAACCGAAAGCCCGCAAACCGTTGATGCCGGGCATTTTCAGTTTGAAACCGATCTTGTTCGCTTTCAGCGCGAAAACGGCAACGCAGGAAGGAGCGACGAATACCTTTTCAACCAGGCCAATATAAAGCTAGGGTTAACAAATTCGACAGCCATCCAACTTACGTTTGAAAGCTTTGTGGTAAAAAAGGATTTTAATACTGAAAGCAGTTTTGATCGGAACATCGGGTTTGGTGATCTTACCCTCAGGTTGAAACAAAATCTATTGGGTAACGATAAAGGAAAATTCGCTATCGCGCTGCTCCCATACCTGAAGTTTCCGACTTCCCATGCAGATAAAGAAAGCCAATATGAAGGAGGGATCATCATCCCAATGAGTATTAAATTTGGAAATGATTGGAAATTAGGCTTTCAGGTTGAAGCAGACCGGTTACAGGACGAGGAAGGCGCTGGGCACCACGACCAGATTTTGCAGACGCTTACCATATCACGCTCGCTTACTAAAAAGCTTGATGGAATTATCGAAACCTACTATACCTATGAATTTAAAGATAACCACTTAAAAAACTTTCTGAATGCTGCGCTGCAATATGAACTGTATAAGGATTTGCTTATTGACGGTGGCCTTAATTATGGCGTTCAGCATGATGCAAGGAAAAGTTATTTTGTCGGGCTTTCTTTCAGGCTATAA